The following nucleotide sequence is from Deferribacterota bacterium.
ATTTCTAATTATATAATAGGTGTTATTAGCATATAAATAAATTGGAATAACTTCCTATTTTCTTAGTTATTATTTCCTAAATATACTTTTTGTTATTCTAAGTAGTTCTTGAATTTGAAATCTACCAATAAAAGTGAGTTTTGTATCATTTATAAGTATGTCAATCTTGCTACAATATTCCCTTTCTTTACAAAAACCTGAGTAAATTTTTGCACTATTACCATTAATCTCTATCGTTGATTCTTCTAAGATATTATTAATTTTGATATTACTATTATATTCAAAATCTTTGTTATATGATTGAATTATTTCTAAAACAACGGTACCTTCTTTGTTAATAAATTCTGTTACAATACATTTAAATGGATTTATTTGTGCATAAATCTTAGCAGGTGGCCATACTATGTTGGAGGGGAAATAATGTGGTATATATAAATTATTTATTTCTAGTGCTCTTTTAACTTTATCTATACTATCGTATCTTTTAAAAGAGCCTGATTTTGAAGGGCTAATATTATTTATAAGAATGAAAATCAAAATTAATAATAATATATAGACTATTAAATTAATTATTCTTGTCATTTCAAGTTTTATATTACAAATAAGTTAATCAATAATATTAATATTATAGCAAAAAATATTTTAACATGAAAGAATCTTACCTTATTCCAGCTATTAAATCTTAAAAATTTAATCCTTGCTAGAATTTTTTTTCTTTCAAAATCATCATCAAATTCACCATATTTTATAAATAACTTATATAAAGCCTTTGCTAAAACCTTAGGATTATCTATTTTTTTTAAAGCAAGCTTATCACATAACATCTCTTCAATATTAACTATACGCCTAAATAAAATAAGAGAGATAGGATTGTAAAATTGTAAAGCCCTAAATATATATAATAATATTAAAATATAGCTTTTATTTCTTTTAATATGTGCTAATTCATGAGCAATCACAGCTTTCAATTCCTCACTATTAAGTAATGAAATTACTGCTTTAGAGAGTATTATCTTATCTTTATCTCCTGCTATAGAAAAGATAACGATATTAGAATCTTCCAAAATCTCAATTTCAATGTTATTAATATTTAATTCTTTTAGTATATTTTCGATTATATCATTATTTTTATATGAATTTGTCTTTAAATCATGTTCATCTTCTATTTTATTTACTTTGTAATAAAATAGTGGAATTATCTCTTGTATAATAAAAACCAATGTTGATATGATAATTA
It contains:
- a CDS encoding M56 family metallopeptidase — translated: MDIYIFFINSYLFIFLNETIFYTLISLFIVERVISLWDINDPEKKQYFLYIPLILPPLSFFFYELFAPFRRYVSFREFIILDINSILFFKILNFYPFFYLFLLLIIISTLVFIIQEIIPLFYYKVNKIEDEHDLKTNSYKNNDIIENILKELNINNIEIEILEDSNIVIFSIAGDKDKIILSKAVISLLNSEELKAVIAHELAHIKRNKSYILILLYIFRALQFYNPISLILFRRIVNIEEMLCDKLALKKIDNPKVLAKALYKLFIKYGEFDDDFERKKILARIKFLRFNSWNKVRFFHVKIFFAIILILLINLFVI